The following are encoded in a window of Zymoseptoria tritici IPO323 chromosome 4, whole genome shotgun sequence genomic DNA:
- the MgSCP2 gene encoding serine carboxypeptidase (HMMPfam hit to Peptidase_S28, Serine carboxypeptidase S28, has a predicted signal peptide.) — MLGKSCGLDPPPFPVNRQHCRQFSSCAPSGGSGNATFPQLVDHSTPQLGTFEQFFYWNTNSWDERNWRQAPIILYLGADHSIQDLDQNINGDDSLVAKLAETVGGAIIYLEHRYWGSSSPFEIGTTSNLQYLTIEQALEDVTHFKENVELPFLTNAQNRLADTPGSNNPPWILIGGGYAGALTVWTAQRTKDHFWAFVASSPVMIAQERFSQFDRAAIEYGPKNCTRDVMRVVEYVDNILEHGTRNEISALKSKFGLESLRDDDFAFVLHIGPLQWTEASISREFSYMEFCDHVEGVYGQMNPHIHIPDEYGVGLERAISGYAMYVESLKRHCEGAGYGAYQGRGNNTRCWDTYEPLNPKFTDITINDGAVRRQWKWLTCNEPYASWPAPPLEGQPSLMSRFVTPGRYARECRLTFPAGEGEGFGLKSGSTFEEFNRKYNGRNISDHDQKLIISHGRMDPYFALSDLSPDGSLDQTTSQTRRFVHPGGSRDDLFLSSGRDHPEMKAVQDAELDQLASWISEYRSDSQRP; from the exons ATGCTGGGGAAAAGCTGTGGACTGGATCCTCCACCCTTCCCGGTCAACCGCCAACACTGCCGTCAATTCAGCTCATGCGCGCCATCCGGAGGCAGCGGCAACGCAACATTTCCGCAGCTAGTTGATCACAGCACTCCACAGCTCGGAACGTTTGAACAATTCTTCTACTGGAACACAAATTCCTGGGACGAGCGAAACTGGAGGCAGGCGCCCATCATACTCTATCTTGGCGCCGATCACAGCATCCAAGATCTAGACCAAAACATCAATGGAGACGATTCGCTGGTTGCAAAGCTCGCGGAAACTGTGGGTGGCGCGATCATCTACTTGGAGCATCGATATTGGGGAAGCTCCAGTCCCTTTGAAATTGGCACGACTTCCAATCTTCAATATTTGACGATCGAGCAGGCGTTGGAGGATGTTACCCATTTCAAAGAGAACGTCGAACTGCCTTTCTTGACGAATGCTCAAAACCGATTAGCGGACACGCCTGGGTCCAACAACCCCCCATGGATATTAATAGGAGGAGGTTATGCCGGAGCGCTCACGGTTTGGACCGCTCAAAGGACGAAGGACCATTTCTGG GCTTTTGTTGCATCCTCGCCAGTGATGATCGCGCAAGAACGCTTCTCCCAATTCGATCGTGCTGCAATTGAGTACGGGCCGAAGAACTGTACCAGGGACGTGATGCGTGTAGTCGAATACGTCGACAATATCCTTGAGCATG GCACTCGCAACGAGATATCTGCGTTGAAGTCCAAGTTTGGGCTTGAATCGCTTCGAGATGACGACTTTGCCTTCGTACTGCACATTGGACCGCTGCAATGGACCGAGGCTTCCATCAGTCGTGAGTTTTCATACATGGAGTTTTGCGACCATGTCGAAGGGGTCTACGGCCAAATGAACCCACACATCCACATCCCCGATGAATATGGTGTCGGTCTTGAAAGAGCAATTTCCGGATATGCGATGTACGTCGAGTCGTTGAAGCGTCATTGTGAGGGCGCTGGATACGGGGCATATCAAGGCCGTGGAAATAACACACGTTGCTGGGACACCTACGAACCCCTTAATCCGAAGTTCACTGATATAACCATCAATGATGGGGCTGTGAGGCGTCAGTGGAAGTGGTTGACATGCAACGAACCATACGCATCCTGGCCTGCGCCGCCACTGGAAGGTCAGCCTTCACTGATGAGTCGGTTCGTAACTCCTGGTCGCTATGCGAGAGAATGCCGACTCACTTTCCCTGCCGGCGAAGGGGAGGGCTTCGGACTCAAAAGCGGTTCAACCTTCGAGGAATTCAACAGAAAGTATAACGGACGCAACATATCGGACCACGACCAGAAGCTCATCATCTCACACGGAAGAATGGATCCTTACTTTGCCCTGTCCGACCTCTCACCTGACGGATCTCTGGATCAGACCACTTCGCAAACACGCAGATTCGTACATCCTGGTGGATCTAGAGACGACCTTTTTCTGTCCAGTGGTCGTGACCATCCCGAGATGAAAGCGGTACAGGATGCAGAGCTCGATCAATTGGCAAGTTGGATATCCGAGTATCGATCGGACAGCCAACGACCGTAA